From the genome of Pelosinus fermentans DSM 17108:
GCATGAGCGTTGAAAGCCAGTGCAGTATTAGGTTTGAATACTCTAGATCTATCCTATTGTCCTAAAGATGTAATCATTGCAAAATAAAAGACTTCTCAATAATGAGAAGTCTCATAAATAGTATAAGTTGGGGTCAATACCTTCCGTATTCTTTACGCCTCATCCAGGATCAAAGCATAGACATATCTGGAACCATGGACTCCAATGGTTAACACCATTTCTATATCGGTAGTCCGGCTAGGACCAGAAATAAAAGTGGTTGTGGTAGGCAGATTGGTTCCATACCGTTCTTTAAACAACTTCACCACGCCAGTAAATCCATCCACTAATTGAGCTGTTGTAAAGATAGCAATCAGGGTAATTGGCAATACACATACGGTGGTAGGCTGACCGGGCGATGACGAGGGCAATACAAGAGTACCGGTTTCGGCCATTGCAATATCGCTCCAAACAATGCCGGCTTCCATAGAAGCAGCTTTGCCAATCCAATCACTATAGTTTTTTTCTAATGGCCACCGCGATAATGAAGCCTGTGTATCTGAAAATATTTCTTCTAATTTTAGTTTTTCAAGTTCAGGATGATCCCAGCACATTGCCTTTTGAAGCTGTCTCTCTTGAATGATTTGTTTTATTGCTTGTGCTAACTCGACTCGATCCTTAATATTGAAGGCTTTCCCGCCCAAAGTGGTCCATTCCTGAATAAATCGTTCCCGCAGCTCTCGCCGATCTTCAACCGTTGTTTCACGCTGGGTAAATAAGCCATCCATTGGGTTTTCTACGCGTGGAGCTTTCCCGCCAGGCGGAGTTTTTATATTCTGGCGTATGGTAGAAAAGAACGCTTCGCGATTACCTGTTACGATTCCATTTGCCATTTTGCTACTCCTTTCCGTCGTTTTTCATTTCCCGCCATATTTCATGAAAGAATTTCTTCGGAAGGGCTGGCATATCACGATGCTTTAACCAATCAGAAATTGGCGGTGGACCATAGGCAATTTTCTCCGCCTTGACCAGTGGGAATTGAAAGCGCCTAGCCATTCCTATTGAGAAACGATAGCGGCTCATGCTAGCAAAAGCAGCACTCCATCCTTTGTAGGTCATATCTTCGACAAGTCCGCCTGTTTTTTCAAGCTCGACCTTGTCGTTGCGCAGGGCGTAGAGCATATCATGTAATGGAATTTTGACCGGACAGGCAAAGGTACATGCGCCGCACAGTGTTGTCGCATATGCCAGTTCACCATACTTATCCATACCTTGATACAAGGGAGATAAAACTGCTCCAATTGGTCCTGGATATACCCAGCCATAGGCATGACCGCCAATATTCCGATACACCGGACAGGCGTTTAAACAAGATCCGCAGCGAATGCAGTTCAGGATTTTTTCGTATTTTGTCCCTAACTGTTTAGAACGGCCGTTGTCGACAATAACGAGATGAAATTCTTGAGGTCCGTCCAGTTCTTCCGGATTTCGCACTCCCGTAGAAAGGGTATTATATACGGTTAGTTTCTGTCCGGTAGCGCTGCGGGCTAATAGAGAGAGCATCACTGTAAGCTCTTCTAAGCCAGGCAGAATTCGCTCCATTCCCATGATTGTAACCAGCGTGGGAGCTAGTGTGGATATAATACGGGCATTGCCTTCGTTCGTACACAACGTTATCGCTCCCGAATCCGCTAATGCAAAATTACAGCCTGTAATGCCAATATCAATTCCTAAAAACTTTTCCCGCAAATATTTTCTGGCAAAGCCGCATAAATCAGCAATTTCAGTAGAAACTTTTTCTTCACTCACTGCGTTGAAGAGATCGGCCACCTGAAATCTGTTTTTATGCATAGCCGGTGCTATGATATGGGAAGGTGTTTCACCTGCCAGCTGAATAATCCATTCTCCTAAATCAGATTCAATTACATTGCAGCCCTGCTGTTCTAAAGCCGGATTAAGGTGAATTTCCTCCGATACCATTGACTTGGATTTCAAAATGGTCTTAGCATTTTTCTTTTTGGCCAGTTCAGCGATATACTGAACAGCTTCCTCACCTGTTTTTGCAAGGCATACATGCCCGCCATTTTTAATGACGTTATCAACTAGCTGCTCCAAATATTGGTCCAAGTGCTGAATGACATGCAGACGAATCGCTTCCGCTCGATTGCGGAATTCCATCCAGCGATCCGCCCCCACTCCTTCAATGGCCGTAGCCCGCTGTCCTCTTAAACGTCCAGTGCCATTTTTCACGGCTTTTAGCATTGCCGTATCACGCAGTGCCTTGTGATAACGCTTGTGAAAACTCGGTTCAATATGCATTTTTACCACCTCCCTGATCCAGGACTTGTGCCAGATGCATGACTTGCACGGGAACACCCCGGCGGCTTAGACGTCCACCTATATTCATTAGGCAGGTCAAATCAGAACCAACCAATACCTCAGCACCAGTCCCAATGATATTTTCGACTTTTTCTTCGACTATCGCACCGGATATGTCGGCCATTTTCATGGAAAAAGTTCCCCCGAAGCCGCAGCAATCAAAGGAATAGGGCAATTCGATAAAATCAATTCCTTTTACATTCTTAAGTAATGTTTTAGGTTGCTCTTCTACCCCTAGAATACGAGTCATATGACAGCTAGAATGATAGGTTACCTTCTTAGGGAAAGTGGCTCCCACATCAGTAATACCTAGTATATCGACGATAAACTGTGAGAATTCATAGCATTTCGCAACAAATTCCTCTGCCCGTTTTTTCCATATGGGATCATTGGCAAATAGAATTGGATAGCCATGATGTATCATAGCCGCACAAGAGCCAGAGGGAATAACCACCTTTTCGCTCTTTTCAAAAACCTCAATCATCTTTTTGGCTACAATAGCAGTTTCTTTATAGTACCCACTCGAGAAGGCGGGCTGGCCACAACAAGTTTGTCCTTCCGGAAAGTCAAGATCTACCCCGTTGCGTCTTAATACTTGAACTACACTTTTGCCAACGTCTGCGTACATCATATCGGCAATGCAAGTTACAAATAACGATGCTTTCAATTTACTCCCCCCCTGCATACTTTCTATTGTCTGTCTCAATATTATGCCAAAGAACGGGTTCCTTTTATTCTTAGTTGCTTATAAATTGCAAGTAATTTTTTAAAATTTTCCTTTAATCCACAAATGTACTTTTAGCGATCTCCATTCTATAGGCAAAATCTCCTGACAAAATAAAGATGTCGCCTATAGAGTAGACGATAAAAACTGTCTACTCTATAGGGGACATCTCACAATCCCTTAATGACAATAACTCTATGCCGAAAAAAATAAGTCATAATATCATCATGACTTAAATTAAAATCCATATATTCGCCTGCAAAATTCTATCTACATGCATGGAGATCCCTTAGCAGCTGAACTTGGAATGTTTAAATCTTACCACCAAGTTCTCTTATTTGTTGTTTAGCACTTTCGATATTAGGGGTCCGCAGAAGGTGCATGGCGTATAAATAAGCTGTAAGCCTCTAGTGCTTGACCATTAACAAATTTTCACGCAATGGAATGCCATTGACTATGGCACAT
Proteins encoded in this window:
- a CDS encoding LutC/YkgG family protein, which codes for MANGIVTGNREAFFSTIRQNIKTPPGGKAPRVENPMDGLFTQRETTVEDRRELRERFIQEWTTLGGKAFNIKDRVELAQAIKQIIQERQLQKAMCWDHPELEKLKLEEIFSDTQASLSRWPLEKNYSDWIGKAASMEAGIVWSDIAMAETGTLVLPSSSPGQPTTVCVLPITLIAIFTTAQLVDGFTGVVKLFKERYGTNLPTTTTFISGPSRTTDIEMVLTIGVHGSRYVYALILDEA
- a CDS encoding LutB/LldF family L-lactate oxidation iron-sulfur protein, which codes for MHIEPSFHKRYHKALRDTAMLKAVKNGTGRLRGQRATAIEGVGADRWMEFRNRAEAIRLHVIQHLDQYLEQLVDNVIKNGGHVCLAKTGEEAVQYIAELAKKKNAKTILKSKSMVSEEIHLNPALEQQGCNVIESDLGEWIIQLAGETPSHIIAPAMHKNRFQVADLFNAVSEEKVSTEIADLCGFARKYLREKFLGIDIGITGCNFALADSGAITLCTNEGNARIISTLAPTLVTIMGMERILPGLEELTVMLSLLARSATGQKLTVYNTLSTGVRNPEELDGPQEFHLVIVDNGRSKQLGTKYEKILNCIRCGSCLNACPVYRNIGGHAYGWVYPGPIGAVLSPLYQGMDKYGELAYATTLCGACTFACPVKIPLHDMLYALRNDKVELEKTGGLVEDMTYKGWSAAFASMSRYRFSIGMARRFQFPLVKAEKIAYGPPPISDWLKHRDMPALPKKFFHEIWREMKNDGKE
- a CDS encoding (Fe-S)-binding protein; the protein is MKASLFVTCIADMMYADVGKSVVQVLRRNGVDLDFPEGQTCCGQPAFSSGYYKETAIVAKKMIEVFEKSEKVVIPSGSCAAMIHHGYPILFANDPIWKKRAEEFVAKCYEFSQFIVDILGITDVGATFPKKVTYHSSCHMTRILGVEEQPKTLLKNVKGIDFIELPYSFDCCGFGGTFSMKMADISGAIVEEKVENIIGTGAEVLVGSDLTCLMNIGGRLSRRGVPVQVMHLAQVLDQGGGKNAY